The following proteins come from a genomic window of Notamacropus eugenii isolate mMacEug1 chromosome X, mMacEug1.pri_v2, whole genome shotgun sequence:
- the LOC140516187 gene encoding olfactory receptor 13H1-like, whose product MKVNDTNMVLEFLIIGISNYPEWRVTFFILLLFTYLTTLLGNSLIIVLIHLDSRLHTPMYFFLGNLSFLDLCYATASMPQALVHCFSTYPLLPYPRCFAQMSVSLLLATAECLLLAVMAYDRMVAIGDPLRYMLVMSRPVCVWLATFSWGASITLTIMLISSLQLRFCGANVLNHFVCEILSLIKLACSNTRLNELMILATSFFTLLLPFLFILLSYARIAAAVLRIHSAQGRLKAVSTCGSHLAVVTIFYGAAISMYMKPQSKSSSDKDKFISVFYGALTPMLNPLIYSLRNKDVKGAIKKVMGKKS is encoded by the coding sequence ATGAAAGTCAATGACACCAACATGGTACTTGAGTTCCTCATCATTGGGATCTCTAATTATCCTGAGTGGAGAGTTACCTTCTTTATACTGCTTCTGTTTACCTACCTGACCACCCTCCTGGGGAACAGCCTTATCATCGTCCTCATCCACCTGGACTCCCGTCTCCATacccccatgtacttcttccttgGCAACTTGTCTTTTCTTGACCTCTGCTATGCAACAGCCTCGATGCCCCAAGCCTTGGTGCATTGCTTCTCTACCTACCCCCTCCTCCCTTATCCACGCTGCTTTGCCCAAATGAGTGTCTCCCTCCTTCTGGCCACAGCAGAATGCCTGTTGCTGGCTGTTATGGCCTATGATCGAATGGTGGCCATTGGTGACCCCCTGAGGTACATGCTGGTCATGAGCAGACCAGTGTGTGTCTGGCTGGCCACTTTCTCATGGGGGGCATCCATCACACTCACCATCATGCTCATCTCTTCCCTGCAACTGCGTTTCTGTGGTGCCAATGTCCTTAACCACTTTGTCTGTGAAATCCTCTCCCTGATCAAGTTGGCCTGCTCTAATACCCGCCTCAATGAGCTAATGATCTTGGCCACCAGTTTCTTCACCCTGCTCTTGCCCTTCCTATTCATCCTCCTCTCCTATGCTCGCATTGCTGCTGCTGTCCTGAGAATCCATTCAGCCCAGGGGCGTCTCAAGGCTGTCTCTACCTGTGGCTCCCATTTGGCTGTGGTGACCATCTTCTATGGGGCAGCTATTTCCATGTATATGAAGCCACAGTCCAAATCTTCTTCTGACAAAGATAAGTTCATTTCAGTGTTTTATGGTGCCTTGACACCCATGCTGAACCCCCTCATATATAGCCTGAGAAATAAAGATGTGAAAGGGGCTATAAAGAAAGTGATGGGCAAAAAGTCATAG